From a region of the Capsicum annuum cultivar UCD-10X-F1 unplaced genomic scaffold, UCD10Xv1.1 ctg3600, whole genome shotgun sequence genome:
- the LOC107841915 gene encoding transcription factor bHLH162-like isoform X2: MYSGSNSAARLEKKYVEKNRRNKMKTLFNQLYSLLPSHPFQEAMSLPDQINAAIKYIKSSEIKLEKSKMQLEKLRSKKRPTLLCMENHDSNTSTSKLSPQIEIQEMNPTMDLILITALDNIAMFYNIIRLLHEEGFEVINANFSLHGNSMMQILHENKIIGKSTLMESRATRVYTRLKELIYVSSSSTDDIIETLLHSWDYEIHSEMLGLINLL; this comes from the exons ATGTATAGTGGTTCAAATTCAGCAGCAAGATTGGAAAAAAAGTATGTGGAGAAGAATAGAAGGAACAAGATGAAGACACTCTTTAACCAGCTTTATTCCCTCCTCCCATCTCATCCCTTTCAG GAAGCAATGTCATTGCCAGATCAAATAAATGCagcaataaaatatataaaaagctCGGAAATCAAATTGGAGAAGAGCAAAATGCAATTGGAAAAATTAAGGAGTAAAAAAAGGCCTACTTTATTATGCATGGAAAATCATGATTCCAATACAAGTACCAGCAAATTATCACCTCAGATTGAGATCCAAGAAATGAACCCAACAATGGACTTAATTTTGATCACTGCCCTTGATAATATAGCTATGTTTTATAACATAATTAGGTTACTTCATGAGGAAGGTTTTGAAGTAATTAATGCCAATTTTTCACTCCATGGGAACTCTATGATGCAGATTTTACATGAAAATAAG ATTATTGGGAAGTCAACATTAATGGAGTCTAGAGCTACAAGGGTGTATACAAGACTGAAGGAATTGATATATGTATCTTcttcttcaactgatgatattaTTGAAACCCTACTGCATTCATGGGATTATGAAATTCATTCTGAAATGCTAGGGTTAATTAATTTGTTGTAA
- the LOC107841915 gene encoding transcription factor bHLH162-like isoform X1, whose amino-acid sequence MYSGSNSAARLEKKYVEKNRRNKMKTLFNQLYSLLPSHPFQLQEAMSLPDQINAAIKYIKSSEIKLEKSKMQLEKLRSKKRPTLLCMENHDSNTSTSKLSPQIEIQEMNPTMDLILITALDNIAMFYNIIRLLHEEGFEVINANFSLHGNSMMQILHENKIIGKSTLMESRATRVYTRLKELIYVSSSSTDDIIETLLHSWDYEIHSEMLGLINLL is encoded by the exons ATGTATAGTGGTTCAAATTCAGCAGCAAGATTGGAAAAAAAGTATGTGGAGAAGAATAGAAGGAACAAGATGAAGACACTCTTTAACCAGCTTTATTCCCTCCTCCCATCTCATCCCTTTCAG TTGCAGGAAGCAATGTCATTGCCAGATCAAATAAATGCagcaataaaatatataaaaagctCGGAAATCAAATTGGAGAAGAGCAAAATGCAATTGGAAAAATTAAGGAGTAAAAAAAGGCCTACTTTATTATGCATGGAAAATCATGATTCCAATACAAGTACCAGCAAATTATCACCTCAGATTGAGATCCAAGAAATGAACCCAACAATGGACTTAATTTTGATCACTGCCCTTGATAATATAGCTATGTTTTATAACATAATTAGGTTACTTCATGAGGAAGGTTTTGAAGTAATTAATGCCAATTTTTCACTCCATGGGAACTCTATGATGCAGATTTTACATGAAAATAAG ATTATTGGGAAGTCAACATTAATGGAGTCTAGAGCTACAAGGGTGTATACAAGACTGAAGGAATTGATATATGTATCTTcttcttcaactgatgatattaTTGAAACCCTACTGCATTCATGGGATTATGAAATTCATTCTGAAATGCTAGGGTTAATTAATTTGTTGTAA